The following proteins are encoded in a genomic region of Gouania willdenowi chromosome 6, fGouWil2.1, whole genome shotgun sequence:
- the exosc6 gene encoding exosome complex component MTR3: MPTDNKRVRGPELSQSPALFACKAAPVAPQQGPRADGRQRDQVDVRPVFVRCGLVSQAKGSAYIEAGDTKLMCCVYGPKETERKDETDMKCGRLTTDMRFAPFSCPERGSWVQGSQDKDFSLMLHESLQPALCLHKYPRSQIDVNVVVLENSGSVLAHAVTCASLALADAGIEMYDLVLGCSIRQDGGSYVADPSYAEETYCSSDGASDQGRLTVAFLPSLNQISGLQSDGEMSAETLTAGVRTCIEGCYKLYPVLQQALIKAVRKAGPPPSES; this comes from the exons ATGCCGACTGACAACAAGCGTGTTCGCGGCCCTGAGCTGTCCCAGAGTCCGGCTTTGTTTGCGTGTAAAGCGGCTCCAGTAGCTCCGCAGCAGGGGCCCAGAGCGGACGGTCGCCAGCGGGATCAGGTGGACGTTCGGCCGGTGTTTGTCCGCTGCGGCCTCGTCAGTCAGGCTAAAGGCTCTGCTTACATCGAGGCTGGAGACACCAAGTTAATGTGCTGCGTTTACGGACCCAAAGAGACGGAGCGGAAAGACGAGACAGACATGAAGTGTGGAAG GTTGACCACAGACATGCGTTTCGCTCCATTCTCGTGCCCAGAGAGAGGCTCCTGGGTACAGGGGAGCCAGGACAAAGACTTCTCCTTGATGCTGCACGAGAGTCTACAACCAGCTTTGTGCCTCCACAAGTACCCTCGCTCCCAGATCGACGTCAACGTGGTGGTCCTGGAGAACAGCGGCTCGGTGCTGGCCCACGCCGTCACGTGCGCCTCTCTCGCGCTCGCAGACGCAGGGATTGAGATGTACGACCTGGTGCTGGGTTGTTCCATCCGTCAGGACGGCGGCTCTTATGTAGCCGACCCTTCTTACGCTGAGGAAACCTACTGCAGCTCTGATGGAGCCAGTGATCAGGGACGTCTGACTGTGGCGTTCCTGCCCAGCTTGAACCAGATTTCTGGGCTGCAGTCGGATGGAGAGATGAGTGCAGAGACTCTGACCGCAGGGGTCCGAACTTGTATTGAAGGATGCTACAAACTGTACCCTGTTCTCCAACAAGCTCTGATCAAGGCCGTGCGCAAAGCAGGTCCACCGCCTTCAGAAAGCTGA